A single region of the Mercenaria mercenaria strain notata chromosome 6, MADL_Memer_1, whole genome shotgun sequence genome encodes:
- the LOC123550174 gene encoding protein mab-21-like, translating to MATELISCKDQPEITRYKRINGLLLEAYDMKTGYNGGAKDKYGNICFNKDRVSYRTVVEDFLRTDVLEYVKRRDVRFSGTVHGVGSFFAGVSVSSNEADLLFVVDIEGALEDCKELPGYAKYRLSGSSLEKWKDCTTSDGYLMSRKLATLFYHYVEEALESKLRNNLTVSGTDITPEVCLTGIGTIASTLTVTYSTTAVIDIDLVVAVGCEGLPPLATAPWLEGKSAWPNSETVAKIRASGFQLVSKAPYPLNEDEETTLWRISFSLAETMLLQDLDEHINAYGLCTKICFVLMKFYRLCFLAPLERNVTPVLKSYYLR from the exons ATGGCAACGGAGCTGATCTCTTGTAAAG ACCAACCAGAAATAACCAGATATAAAAGGATAAACGGTCTATTATTGGAAGCGTATGATATGAAAACCGGATACAATGGTGGTGCAAAAGACAAGTACGGTAATATTTGCTTTAATAAGGACCGTGTCTCATATAGGACAGTGGTCGAGGATTTTCTTCGTACTGATGTGTTAGAATATGTTAAGCGGAGAGATGTTCGATTCAGTGGCACGGTCCATGGTGTAGGCAGCTTCTTTGCCGGAGTGTCCGTTTCATCCAATGAAGCAGACCTTTTGTTTGTAGTAGACATTGAAGGAGCTCTGGAGGATTGCAAGGAACTACCAGGTTATGCAAAATACCGTCTTTCAGGTAGCAGCTTGGAGAAATGGAAAGACTGCACGACAAGCGACGGTTATCTGATGTCAAGGAAACTTGCAACTTTGTTTTACCATTACGTGGAGGAAGCTTTAGAATCCAAATTGCGAAATAATTTAACAGTATCAGGAACCGATATCACCCCAGAAGTATGTCTGACAGGAATCGGAACAATAGCCTCTACGCTGACCGTCACTTACAGCACGACGGCAGTTATCGATATCGACCTAGTTGTAGCAGTAGGCTGTGAGGGATTACCGCCCTTGGCCACTGCTCCTTGGCTCGAAGGGAAATCAGCTTGGCCAAATTCCGAAACAGTCGCAAAAATAAGAGCATCTGGATTTCAGCTTGTTTCAAAAGCACCATATCCATTAAATGAAGATGAAGAAACGACACTGTGGCGTATTTCGTTTTCTTTGGCAGAGACCATGCTCCTACAGGATTTGGACGAACACATCAACGCATATGGACTTTGtactaaaatatgttttgttctgATGAAGTTCTACAGATTATGTTTCCTGGCTCCGCTTGAGAGGAACGTTACACCGGTATTAAAATCGtattacttaaggtag